Proteins encoded by one window of Salmonirosea aquatica:
- a CDS encoding alpha/beta hydrolase family protein yields MAKYLPFLLLLGVSMPVFSQTASTTSGTYPPLVTFTAQQDHANMMKQLGIEALRPGPSGNESAPNHANYDETQADPCPQLPEVLTTKSGKKVTTPEQWWQQRRPEIQEDFEKEVYGRLPKNIPKVTWTVKITDREFVGFTPVIAKQVIGHVDNSTYPLINVDINMLVVVPANAKGPVPVLMMFGRPSFPAPAQPAPEQMEQINEALKALLIKENPELKAIFDQYPAYTPFTRTTPSFGPPPAGDPSPTQQLLAAGWGYATIEPASIQADNGAGLTRGIIGLVNKGQPRQPDDWGALRAWAWGAARGLDYLETDPMVDAKKVGIEGVSRYGKAALVTLAFEPRFATGLIGSSGKGGAALHRRTFGEAVESLTGSGEYHWMAGNYLKYGTEQGTLGRKTGCDLPVDSHELIAMAAPRPVFISYGIPEKGDARWLDQQGSYMATVAAGPVFKLLGAKDLGTSGNYQTEKMPPYNTDVLEGTLAWRQHDGGHTDAPNFKYFIPWANQELGYVVER; encoded by the coding sequence ATGGCGAAGTACCTACCCTTTCTCCTCTTGCTTGGCGTTTCGATGCCGGTTTTTTCCCAAACGGCCAGTACCACTTCGGGCACGTATCCTCCGTTAGTCACCTTCACAGCCCAGCAGGATCATGCTAACATGATGAAGCAACTGGGTATCGAGGCGCTGCGACCGGGTCCGAGTGGTAACGAGTCGGCACCGAACCATGCCAATTACGACGAAACCCAGGCCGATCCGTGTCCCCAGCTGCCGGAGGTACTCACCACCAAAAGTGGCAAGAAAGTAACGACGCCCGAGCAATGGTGGCAGCAACGCCGCCCGGAAATTCAGGAAGATTTTGAAAAAGAAGTGTACGGACGCCTGCCCAAGAACATTCCGAAAGTGACCTGGACGGTAAAAATCACGGATCGGGAATTTGTGGGTTTTACGCCGGTCATCGCCAAGCAGGTCATTGGCCACGTCGACAACAGTACCTACCCTTTGATCAACGTCGACATCAATATGCTAGTGGTGGTGCCGGCAAACGCCAAGGGTCCGGTACCCGTGCTGATGATGTTCGGGCGGCCCTCCTTTCCGGCTCCCGCCCAGCCGGCCCCGGAGCAGATGGAACAAATCAATGAGGCGCTGAAAGCATTGCTCATCAAAGAGAATCCAGAATTGAAGGCCATTTTCGATCAGTATCCGGCCTACACGCCCTTTACCCGCACTACGCCTTCGTTTGGCCCGCCGCCCGCCGGTGACCCTTCGCCCACGCAACAACTGCTGGCCGCGGGCTGGGGGTACGCGACCATCGAGCCCGCCAGCATTCAGGCCGACAACGGCGCGGGTCTGACGCGGGGCATCATTGGCCTGGTGAACAAGGGACAACCCCGGCAACCCGACGACTGGGGTGCCCTGCGCGCCTGGGCCTGGGGTGCTGCCCGGGGCCTCGACTACCTCGAAACCGACCCGATGGTAGACGCCAAAAAAGTAGGCATTGAAGGGGTGTCGCGCTATGGCAAGGCGGCCCTGGTGACGCTGGCGTTTGAGCCGCGCTTCGCCACGGGGCTGATCGGCTCTTCGGGCAAAGGGGGTGCCGCGCTGCACCGCCGGACGTTTGGCGAGGCCGTGGAAAGCCTGACCGGCAGCGGCGAATACCACTGGATGGCCGGCAACTACCTCAAGTACGGCACCGAGCAGGGGACCTTAGGCCGCAAAACCGGCTGCGACCTACCCGTAGATTCGCATGAACTCATCGCGATGGCCGCGCCGCGCCCTGTCTTCATCAGCTACGGCATTCCCGAGAAAGGCGACGCCCGCTGGCTCGACCAGCAGGGTAGCTACATGGCTACCGTGGCGGCGGGACCGGTATTCAAACTCCTCGGTGCCAAAGACCTGGGTACCTCCGGCAACTACCAAACGGAAAAAATGCCTCCCTATAACACCGACGTGCTGGAAGGTACCCTGGCCTGGCGGCAGCACGACGGCGGCCATACGGACGCGCCTAATTTCAAGTACTTTATTCCCTGGGCGAATCAGGAGTTGGGGTATGTGGTGGAGCGGTAG
- a CDS encoding reverse transcriptase domain-containing protein, translating into MNAELKKVYDSNKLLNNSVIGYRKIKTNDSTKRGKCNIDFAFEVFDYIKEHKSQNISVLCLDIEKFFDSIDPQILKRSWVNLLNLKTLPDHHYAVFKAITRASYIDLEKLLKIHPYFDIKKLKYFKNSNKNSLFEKWDDLRKLNDKYKIIHRYNGKLKKGIPQGTPISAALSNLYFLEVDIDLSNFVNTCNGIYRRYSDDILIVCETKNLSKIKDYIHDAIEKKLNLKIQKTKTQESYLFRQTVDSKWNLETFHYRTHLKKSVISYLGFDFDGEYIRVRNSSISNFYKKIRRRTHYARLSKKINKMSIKAKDEWIFRRSLFKSSSHLGVNLKKKRSTSKRGNYIAYLYNAANRLPETNRQKIISQIRNHWKIIYKSIKENEEKYELPKPPKPKMKRYKRYKTQIRGL; encoded by the coding sequence ATTAATGCAGAATTAAAAAAGGTGTACGATAGTAACAAACTTTTAAATAATTCTGTAATAGGATATAGAAAAATAAAAACTAATGATTCTACTAAACGTGGAAAATGCAATATTGATTTTGCATTTGAGGTATTTGATTATATCAAAGAGCATAAATCCCAAAACATATCAGTATTATGTCTGGATATAGAAAAATTTTTTGACAGTATTGATCCCCAGATTCTAAAAAGAAGCTGGGTAAACTTACTAAATTTAAAAACCTTACCAGATCACCACTACGCGGTATTTAAAGCAATTACAAGAGCAAGCTACATTGATTTAGAAAAATTGTTAAAAATTCATCCATATTTTGATATAAAAAAACTCAAATACTTTAAAAACTCTAACAAGAATTCGTTATTTGAAAAATGGGATGACCTCAGGAAATTAAATGATAAATATAAAATCATTCATAGATATAATGGAAAATTAAAAAAGGGAATACCGCAAGGTACACCTATTAGTGCAGCACTTTCTAACCTATATTTTCTGGAAGTTGATATTGACTTATCCAACTTTGTTAATACTTGTAATGGGATATATAGGAGATATTCTGATGATATATTAATTGTATGCGAAACAAAGAATTTATCTAAAATCAAAGATTACATACATGATGCTATTGAAAAAAAGCTAAATTTAAAAATACAAAAGACAAAAACCCAAGAATCATACTTGTTTCGACAAACTGTTGATAGCAAATGGAATCTAGAAACATTTCATTATAGAACTCATTTAAAAAAGTCAGTCATATCATATTTGGGTTTTGATTTTGATGGAGAGTACATTAGAGTTCGAAATAGTAGCATTTCTAATTTTTACAAAAAAATTAGAAGAAGAACTCATTATGCTAGACTTTCTAAAAAAATTAATAAGATGTCTATAAAAGCCAAAGATGAATGGATATTTAGGCGGTCTTTATTCAAGTCCAGTTCTCATCTTGGTGTTAATTTAAAAAAGAAACGCTCCACATCAAAACGCGGAAATTATATCGCTTATCTATATAATGCTGCAAATAGATTACCTGAAACAAATAGGCAAAAAATTATTAGCCAGATTAGAAACCACTGGAAGATAATTTATAAATCTATTAAA
- a CDS encoding M12 family metallo-peptidase: MKKPLFLFVGTSLLWAYSLASGHADDLSDTLKTTLFKPYRNPAARVATDPNLSQTPGAFLVTPDLATIRLLERYPRSRYISVALPISDLRTLPLLIHEIAVVAPDFGVATASGKQVPLPALKFYAGHVVGDKASTVALSVSALGIEGLIFGKDYSYTVGKIRTTTSESLHVVYPTHKIPAQSEFTCAPVEVPFPDPDDLRQEATSRRMLSSDCRGVTLYLEVDHQLYLDWGSDASSITAKVLATLANVVILFQNEGVELEVSELKIWDIPDPYEQAGTPSEILFQFKNYWNARGNAFNGDIAHLLSTHVSRGGLAYYGISRRTTIATLNDISAVFSNPASRSFAFSLSTGVHDSPTRTLPDYSYNVYLIAHELGHNFGLPHTQSCLWEGGPLDDCSSVEDGTCPPGPHPPDGGTLMSYCPNLANGFGPQPRAKMLYELLVAQNLGHPGVPSLQVIPAEVTANQGQYTHLELSNCPGTVLWSDGVFSGNTRTLLPQVSTTYYAACQTDGCLSAAAPVSVTTVCVKESACTISASGSLSLLYGIAEFSFGTLWSSDPNAVPANLGTVYEDFTCTLQTVLKAGESYPFTLSGTLGNSLFAKIYMDYNGNGQFNEANELVYNGLSLLQHSGSITVPTTALRNTPLRMRVMLNPLLILNACSLPSNFLFKAGKVNDYTVTITDGSCPPNYRETVKSGYWDDPLIWSCGTLPTAVDEVKINPGHYITLPGNYTSLTRGLDLQGTIQPAINSWLHVEYP, translated from the coding sequence ATGAAAAAACCGTTATTCCTATTCGTAGGCACCTCGCTCCTATGGGCCTATTCCCTGGCCTCCGGCCATGCCGACGATCTGTCGGACACCCTGAAGACCACTTTATTCAAACCCTATCGAAATCCTGCTGCCCGGGTAGCGACCGATCCCAATTTATCACAGACTCCGGGGGCTTTTCTGGTAACGCCCGATTTGGCAACCATCCGGCTGCTTGAAAGGTACCCCCGCTCCCGGTACATTTCCGTTGCGTTACCCATTTCCGATCTCCGGACGCTCCCCCTGCTCATTCATGAAATAGCCGTAGTAGCTCCCGACTTTGGGGTGGCTACGGCCTCGGGTAAGCAGGTACCTCTGCCCGCGCTCAAATTCTACGCCGGCCACGTGGTAGGCGACAAGGCCTCCACCGTAGCGCTCAGCGTATCGGCCCTTGGCATTGAGGGGTTGATCTTCGGGAAAGACTATTCCTACACGGTGGGTAAAATCCGGACGACTACTTCAGAATCGCTGCACGTGGTGTACCCCACTCACAAAATACCGGCCCAGTCTGAATTCACCTGTGCGCCGGTGGAGGTACCTTTCCCCGACCCTGATGACCTGCGCCAGGAGGCCACAAGCCGCCGGATGCTTTCCTCCGATTGCCGCGGGGTAACCCTTTATCTGGAAGTCGACCATCAACTTTACCTGGATTGGGGGAGCGATGCCAGTTCTATCACCGCCAAGGTACTGGCTACCCTAGCGAATGTCGTCATACTGTTTCAGAACGAAGGTGTCGAACTGGAAGTAAGCGAGCTAAAAATCTGGGACATCCCCGATCCCTACGAACAGGCAGGTACCCCCAGTGAAATACTCTTTCAATTCAAAAATTACTGGAATGCCCGCGGCAACGCGTTCAACGGTGATATTGCCCATTTGCTCTCGACGCACGTCAGCCGCGGCGGATTGGCTTACTACGGCATTTCGCGCCGGACCACCATCGCCACCCTGAACGATATTTCGGCCGTTTTTTCCAATCCGGCCTCCCGCAGCTTTGCCTTTAGTCTATCTACGGGTGTCCATGACAGTCCCACGCGCACCTTACCCGATTACTCCTACAACGTCTATCTCATCGCCCACGAGCTGGGGCACAACTTTGGTCTGCCCCATACCCAATCCTGCCTGTGGGAGGGCGGCCCCCTCGACGACTGTAGCAGCGTAGAGGATGGTACCTGCCCACCGGGCCCACACCCACCGGACGGGGGTACCCTCATGAGCTATTGCCCCAATCTGGCGAATGGATTTGGCCCACAACCCCGCGCCAAAATGCTATACGAACTGCTGGTGGCCCAAAACCTGGGCCACCCCGGGGTACCTTCCCTCCAGGTTATTCCCGCCGAGGTGACGGCCAACCAGGGTCAGTATACGCATCTGGAACTATCGAACTGCCCGGGTACGGTGCTGTGGAGCGATGGCGTTTTCAGCGGCAATACCCGTACCCTTCTTCCCCAGGTATCCACCACCTACTATGCCGCTTGCCAGACCGACGGATGCCTCAGTGCGGCCGCCCCGGTTTCCGTGACTACGGTATGTGTGAAGGAGTCCGCGTGTACCATCAGCGCTTCCGGTAGTTTGAGCCTGCTGTACGGCATTGCGGAATTTTCCTTCGGTACCCTTTGGTCCAGTGATCCCAATGCGGTACCCGCCAATCTGGGTACTGTCTATGAAGATTTCACCTGTACCCTGCAGACCGTCCTGAAAGCTGGTGAAAGCTATCCCTTTACGCTGTCGGGTACCCTAGGCAATAGCTTGTTTGCCAAAATCTACATGGATTATAACGGCAATGGCCAGTTTAATGAAGCAAACGAATTGGTTTATAACGGTCTTTCGCTTTTACAGCATTCCGGCAGCATAACGGTACCCACTACGGCCCTCCGCAATACTCCCCTGCGGATGCGGGTCATGCTCAATCCGCTCCTGATTCTGAACGCCTGTTCGCTGCCCAGCAATTTTTTGTTCAAAGCCGGAAAAGTCAACGATTACACCGTCACCATTACGGACGGTAGTTGTCCCCCCAATTATCGTGAAACGGTGAAATCAGGCTACTGGGATGATCCGCTGATATGGAGTTGTGGTACCCTACCGACGGCGGTCGACGAGGTAAAAATCAATCCAGGACACTACATTACCCTCCCCGGTAACTACACGAGCCTGACCCGGGGGCTTGATTTGCAGGGGACTATCCAACCGGCCATCAACAGTTGGCTCCATGTGGAGTACCCCTGA
- a CDS encoding M12 family metallo-peptidase, with translation MLTRPLLVIAFFLIFNDSICLSQSARDTIGIELLKRYTSQSPRQVFGKGATMVPSTFLLVPNLAAMTNLAKHSVPGYISFQLPVSGTSSLPVLIKESSVLAKGFKVTTPSNKKVDLPAVKFYTGKLAGDNSSSVTLSISEESIEGLVYGKGYSYTVGKMRGSNSKNLHMVYQTHELPERPSLECTSVEAVVTNSLKSAVRISNPTARTADGGCRRVGIYIEADFNLYQTWGSNIPYITSQITALFNNVKTLYANEGLPIELSELKIWDTPDPYISAGNRNELLEQFKNYWNGQGNTFNGDIAHLLSSRINGGGIAFVFVRGRSNANSIDDIASVFFKPASRELAFGVSTGIGDSPVPPLPEYSYKTYLLAHELGHNFGLPHTHSCLWPGGPLDNCATPEGTCSTGPNPTNGGTIMSYCANLANGFGAQPGAKLRYEFLTAQNLMHPGGDPPGISSSQNTVMKGKNVEISISNCSGSVLWDDGIVTGSSRIVVPKAPTEYSALCINNDCMSTSVQAFINTICVQSSACAISYSTDLSNIHGISEFSLGSITTNDFYGAPENLRTSYEDFTCTQHAILKAGESYPFSLKGTYDNGQYARIYIDYNGDGTFSDVDELVYNGTTSTSHHTGNITVPNSALHNMPIRMRVMMNPLSLNSACELPSNGQYRSGKANDYAVTITAPTCPPGQRETVQSGDWNDPLVWSCGTLPDVSDFVKINPGHFISLPTAYTGQASDIELIGTIQYGTDATLQLNQH, from the coding sequence ATGCTAACTCGTCCTCTACTTGTTATTGCCTTCTTTCTGATTTTCAACGATTCAATTTGCCTGAGCCAAAGTGCCCGGGATACGATCGGAATTGAATTGTTGAAACGGTATACCTCACAATCGCCCCGACAGGTGTTCGGGAAAGGCGCGACCATGGTACCCAGTACCTTTCTGCTGGTTCCTAATTTGGCCGCAATGACTAATCTGGCCAAGCATTCTGTACCCGGATACATCTCATTCCAGCTACCGGTTTCAGGTACTTCATCACTTCCTGTCCTTATAAAGGAATCGTCAGTTCTGGCAAAAGGATTTAAGGTCACTACCCCTTCAAACAAGAAAGTTGATTTGCCAGCAGTGAAATTTTATACGGGCAAGCTGGCAGGCGATAATTCTTCATCTGTAACCTTATCCATTTCGGAAGAAAGTATCGAGGGCCTCGTGTATGGAAAAGGGTACTCCTACACGGTTGGCAAAATGCGAGGCAGTAATTCCAAAAACCTTCACATGGTGTACCAGACACATGAACTACCCGAAAGACCTTCCCTGGAATGTACGAGTGTAGAGGCCGTGGTCACGAATTCCTTAAAATCCGCCGTCAGAATCTCAAATCCAACCGCCCGAACAGCCGACGGTGGGTGCCGCCGGGTAGGAATTTATATAGAGGCTGATTTCAACCTCTACCAAACCTGGGGCAGTAACATTCCCTACATCACCAGTCAGATCACGGCGCTCTTCAACAACGTGAAGACGCTGTACGCTAACGAAGGGTTACCTATCGAATTAAGTGAGCTGAAAATATGGGACACACCGGATCCCTACATTTCCGCAGGTAACCGGAACGAATTGTTGGAGCAGTTCAAGAATTACTGGAACGGCCAAGGCAATACTTTCAACGGAGACATTGCCCACCTGCTCTCTTCCAGGATCAACGGCGGAGGGATAGCCTTTGTATTTGTACGAGGAAGATCTAATGCAAATTCTATCGATGATATAGCTTCGGTCTTTTTTAAGCCCGCTTCGCGGGAACTTGCTTTCGGGGTTTCAACGGGGATTGGTGATTCGCCTGTACCCCCGCTGCCTGAGTATTCCTACAAAACCTACCTACTTGCACATGAGTTGGGTCATAATTTCGGACTCCCCCACACGCATTCCTGCCTATGGCCTGGTGGCCCCCTCGACAACTGCGCCACACCGGAGGGTACCTGTTCTACGGGCCCTAATCCCACAAACGGGGGGACCATCATGAGTTATTGTGCTAACCTGGCCAATGGATTCGGGGCTCAACCTGGTGCTAAATTGAGATATGAATTTTTAACGGCTCAAAACCTAATGCATCCTGGTGGTGATCCACCCGGTATTTCGTCCTCTCAAAATACTGTTATGAAAGGGAAAAACGTCGAGATTTCGATTTCCAATTGCTCAGGCTCAGTCCTCTGGGACGATGGGATAGTTACTGGTTCGAGTCGCATCGTCGTCCCAAAGGCCCCGACTGAATATTCGGCACTTTGTATAAATAATGATTGCATGAGTACCTCCGTACAGGCATTCATCAACACCATTTGCGTTCAGTCATCAGCTTGCGCAATAAGTTACTCCACCGATCTGAGTAATATCCATGGCATTTCTGAATTCAGCCTCGGATCCATTACGACTAATGATTTCTACGGTGCTCCCGAAAATCTGAGAACCTCCTACGAAGATTTCACCTGTACCCAGCACGCCATTCTGAAGGCAGGGGAATCGTATCCGTTTAGTTTGAAGGGTACCTATGATAACGGTCAATACGCCCGAATCTACATCGATTATAATGGAGACGGTACTTTCAGCGATGTCGACGAACTGGTGTATAATGGCACCACCTCTACTTCACACCACACCGGAAACATCACTGTTCCGAATTCTGCGCTTCACAACATGCCGATACGTATGAGGGTAATGATGAACCCGCTTTCGCTGAACTCTGCTTGTGAACTTCCCAGCAATGGCCAATACCGATCGGGCAAGGCGAACGACTATGCCGTCACGATAACGGCCCCTACATGTCCGCCGGGTCAGCGCGAAACCGTACAATCGGGCGATTGGAACGATCCGCTGGTGTGGAGTTGCGGTACGCTACCCGATGTTTCCGATTTTGTAAAGATCAATCCTGGTCATTTCATTTCTTTGCCTACTGCCTACACCGGCCAAGCATCGGATATCGAGCTGATCGGTACAATCCAGTACGGGACCGATGCAACACTACAACTGAATCAACATTGA
- a CDS encoding acyltransferase family protein — MRQTASSAETATVAILKPSRLASIDALRGFDMLMIAGGGTFIQLLGGKTGLAWVDALANQFEHPEWHGFTFYDFIFPLFLFLAGTSLPFSLQSGLAKGYSKGSLLRKVGKRMLVLILLGILYKNAPLDPFDPAHIRYGSVLGRIGLSTFVAAALYLHFSPTQRLFIALGTLVLYYLALALIPVPGFGAGDFSFEGNLVGWFDRHFMPGRLLQKTYDELALLTQLPAACLAIFGTLAGDTLLNNASAAHKLKRLLILGVVGVVVAMVWNFAFPINKHLWSSSFILLTAGLAFLLLALFYWIIDVRGFKKWTFFFRVIGMNSIVMYLAYRFIDFDESARLLFSGMYGHAAETWQPVFNALGGLLIAWLLLYFLWRKKVFVKV, encoded by the coding sequence ATGAGACAAACCGCTTCCTCCGCCGAAACAGCTACCGTCGCCATATTAAAGCCCAGCCGCCTGGCTTCTATCGATGCCCTGCGTGGCTTCGACATGCTGATGATTGCGGGTGGGGGTACCTTCATCCAACTTCTCGGGGGTAAAACCGGCCTGGCCTGGGTAGACGCCCTGGCCAATCAGTTTGAACATCCCGAATGGCATGGCTTTACTTTCTATGACTTTATTTTCCCCCTTTTCCTTTTTCTGGCGGGTACCTCCCTCCCATTTAGTCTGCAGTCAGGATTAGCGAAGGGTTATTCAAAGGGCAGTTTGCTGCGCAAGGTAGGTAAGCGGATGCTGGTGCTGATCTTACTGGGAATCCTGTATAAAAACGCCCCGCTCGATCCGTTCGATCCCGCCCATATCCGCTACGGGAGCGTATTGGGTCGCATTGGCCTCTCCACTTTCGTGGCCGCGGCGCTTTACCTGCATTTTTCCCCTACACAAAGGTTATTTATCGCCTTGGGTACCCTGGTGCTATACTACCTGGCCCTCGCGTTGATACCAGTTCCCGGCTTTGGGGCGGGCGATTTTTCATTTGAGGGAAATCTGGTAGGCTGGTTCGACCGGCATTTTATGCCCGGACGGCTTTTGCAAAAAACCTATGATGAACTGGCCCTCCTCACCCAGTTACCCGCCGCTTGCCTGGCCATTTTTGGTACCCTGGCGGGTGATACTTTGCTGAATAATGCCTCTGCTGCCCATAAATTGAAAAGACTCCTCATTTTGGGTGTAGTCGGCGTGGTAGTGGCGATGGTATGGAATTTCGCTTTTCCGATCAATAAGCATTTGTGGTCCAGCTCGTTCATCCTGCTTACCGCCGGGCTGGCTTTCCTGCTCCTGGCGCTGTTTTACTGGATCATCGATGTGCGGGGATTCAAGAAATGGACTTTTTTCTTCCGGGTCATCGGCATGAATTCGATAGTCATGTACCTGGCCTACCGGTTCATTGATTTCGACGAATCCGCCCGCCTGCTTTTTTCGGGAATGTATGGCCATGCGGCCGAGACGTGGCAACCCGTGTTCAACGCCCTGGGCGGCTTATTGATCGCGTGGCTGCTGCTGTATTTCCTTTGGCGAAAAAAGGTTTTCGTGAAGGTGTAA